One window of the Methanomassiliicoccaceae archaeon DOK genome contains the following:
- a CDS encoding MATE family efflux transporter has translation MAGESRDLERMLGDPKGAIHSMLLPLIVSYMVVQINLFADTSWCSGLGADASSAVSTISPFYWIVSGLGTGLGIGAATAIARYLGRGEKHNADRLASQTVVLSVILGVATTPILLLMVDPAISMMGAQDVAAECREYILPQIIAGTVVILDGTVSGVIRSEGAAKRSMVMLLVAAAVNMVLDPVMIYGLDLGLTGAGWATAIASASSAALGLWWYRRGRLYLTMSLKDMRPNWADMKEILYVGIPRGTESMLISVMSMVQRIFVIACGGTSAAMFYNIPWRFVSISEVVSQAVGSALIPVCSAALGKKDFAKAETGFRYSLTLTMIVMTAIAAVLFVFADWVIIPFTYSESMVEFRPEFAHVLRIYALLIPFIGMIDIGSSILQSLRLAQISMLSSFARNVLIVVMLFFASSVSLDAIYWSLFVAEVVGGLLMLWLAREGFRHYRHGREKPESA, from the coding sequence ATGGCAGGAGAGAGCAGGGACCTGGAGAGGATGCTGGGCGACCCGAAGGGCGCGATACACTCGATGCTCCTGCCCCTGATAGTCTCGTACATGGTCGTCCAGATCAACCTGTTCGCCGACACATCATGGTGCTCGGGACTGGGTGCGGACGCCAGTTCCGCGGTGTCCACAATATCCCCGTTCTACTGGATCGTCTCGGGACTGGGCACCGGGCTGGGGATAGGTGCGGCTACGGCCATCGCCAGGTATCTGGGGAGGGGCGAGAAGCACAACGCGGACAGGCTGGCCTCCCAGACGGTTGTGCTGTCTGTGATACTGGGTGTGGCCACCACCCCGATCCTGCTCCTGATGGTGGATCCCGCCATATCGATGATGGGCGCGCAGGACGTCGCTGCGGAATGCCGCGAGTACATCCTGCCCCAGATAATCGCGGGCACGGTCGTCATCCTGGACGGGACCGTCTCGGGGGTCATAAGGTCCGAGGGCGCGGCCAAGAGATCCATGGTCATGCTCCTTGTCGCCGCCGCAGTGAACATGGTGCTGGACCCCGTGATGATCTACGGACTGGATCTCGGTCTGACCGGTGCGGGCTGGGCGACCGCCATAGCCTCAGCGTCATCAGCGGCCCTCGGTCTGTGGTGGTACCGTCGCGGCAGGCTCTACCTGACGATGTCTCTGAAGGACATGAGGCCGAACTGGGCCGACATGAAGGAGATCCTGTACGTCGGGATCCCGAGGGGGACCGAATCCATGCTCATCAGCGTGATGTCCATGGTCCAGAGGATATTCGTGATCGCCTGCGGCGGCACCTCCGCGGCCATGTTCTACAACATCCCCTGGAGGTTCGTCTCGATCAGCGAGGTCGTGTCCCAGGCCGTGGGCTCGGCGCTCATCCCCGTATGCTCCGCCGCCCTGGGGAAGAAGGACTTCGCCAAGGCAGAGACGGGATTCAGGTACTCTCTGACGCTGACGATGATCGTGATGACCGCCATAGCCGCGGTGCTCTTCGTCTTCGCCGACTGGGTCATCATACCGTTCACGTACTCGGAGAGCATGGTGGAGTTCAGACCCGAGTTCGCGCACGTCCTGAGGATCTACGCGCTCCTCATCCCGTTCATAGGGATGATCGATATAGGCTCGTCCATCCTGCAGTCCCTCCGTCTGGCACAGATCTCCATGCTCTCATCGTTCGCACGGAACGTGCTGATAGTCGTCATGCTGTTCTTCGCCAGCTCGGTGTCGCTGGACGCGATTTACTGGAGCCTGTTCGTGGCGGAGGTCGTCGGCGGACTTCTGATGCTCTGGCTGGCCAGGGAGGGCTTCAGGCACTACAGGCACGGACGTGAGAAGCCAGAGTCCGCGTGA
- a CDS encoding flavodoxin family protein: protein MKITVIEGSPHLKGASSTIASRFIDGAREAGHEVDVVEVVRLSVGMCRACNACGASGPCIQKDDMTDVRSKIMSSDMVVFVTPNHFCGFSAQLKAVIDRFYSFSANLKTRNARAVLIAASADKEDWTMDAIRIQYDGLCRYFNMQDCGRVLAVGCGSADAAQASRFMDEAYQLGKSL from the coding sequence ATGAAGATCACAGTCATAGAGGGAAGTCCGCACCTGAAGGGTGCGTCCAGCACAATCGCAAGCAGGTTCATCGACGGTGCAAGGGAGGCCGGCCACGAGGTCGATGTAGTCGAGGTCGTCCGTCTCAGCGTGGGGATGTGCCGCGCATGCAACGCCTGCGGGGCGTCGGGGCCATGTATCCAGAAGGATGACATGACCGACGTGCGCTCCAAGATCATGTCCTCGGACATGGTCGTTTTCGTCACACCCAACCACTTCTGCGGGTTCTCCGCGCAGCTGAAGGCGGTCATCGACAGGTTCTACAGCTTCAGCGCCAACCTGAAGACGAGGAACGCCAGGGCGGTGCTCATCGCCGCCTCCGCCGACAAGGAGGACTGGACCATGGATGCCATCAGGATCCAGTACGACGGCCTGTGCCGCTATTTCAATATGCAGGACTGCGGGAGGGTCCTCGCGGTCGGATGCGGATCTGCGGACGCCGCCCAGGCGTCCAGGTTCATGGACGAGGCCTATCAGCTAGGGAAGTCCCTCTGA
- a CDS encoding sugar O-acetyltransferase, which yields MAEKDIFERDRSGEVVDMNNPDFYKIYDVIHDTMAKLQRMNSSVMSAEEVRQVFADVTGTEVDDTLTLFPPFYMDFGKNLRVGKNVLIQQCCTFFDRCGITIGDNTFIAPKVNLITINHPADPTKRSCTYGAPITIGRNVWIGIASTVLPGVTIGDNSIVGANSVVTHDVPPNTIVAGSPARKIGDVPVPDE from the coding sequence ATGGCAGAGAAGGACATATTCGAGCGCGACAGGTCCGGGGAGGTCGTCGACATGAACAATCCTGACTTCTACAAGATCTACGACGTGATCCACGACACGATGGCCAAGCTGCAGAGGATGAACTCGTCGGTCATGAGCGCGGAGGAGGTCAGGCAGGTGTTCGCCGACGTGACGGGAACCGAGGTCGATGACACCCTGACCCTGTTCCCCCCGTTCTACATGGACTTCGGGAAGAATCTCAGGGTCGGGAAGAACGTGCTCATCCAGCAGTGCTGCACGTTCTTCGACCGCTGCGGCATCACAATCGGTGACAACACGTTCATAGCGCCCAAGGTGAACCTGATAACGATCAACCATCCCGCAGACCCGACGAAGAGGAGCTGCACCTACGGCGCACCGATCACCATCGGCAGGAACGTCTGGATCGGGATAGCGTCCACCGTGCTCCCGGGCGTGACCATCGGCGACAACTCCATCGTGGGGGCGAACTCCGTGGTCACCCACGACGTCCCACCCAACACCATCGTCGCAGGGTCCCCCGCCAGGAAGATCGGCGACGTCCCCGTCCCGGATGAATGA
- a CDS encoding methyltransferase yields the protein MEYDPSIDIAEDPEVYPPSDDSILLIESLDVVPREKVLEVGCGSGVVSIHCAKNGCYVTAVDVNPRAVELTRRNAEANGTDIRVLESDVYGNVDGVFDTIVFNLPYLPVDEEGLLAKAWSGGPDGLGPLPRLLEGAPDHLVPDGRVVVVVSSLTEPRALEEALEGYEVRTIGEQRLFFERLSVLEVKGFAQRDFPS from the coding sequence ATGGAATACGACCCGTCGATCGACATCGCGGAAGACCCGGAGGTCTACCCTCCATCCGACGATAGCATCCTCCTGATTGAATCCCTGGACGTGGTCCCGAGGGAGAAGGTCCTGGAGGTCGGATGCGGCTCAGGCGTTGTGTCCATCCACTGCGCGAAGAACGGCTGCTACGTCACGGCGGTGGATGTGAACCCCAGAGCTGTCGAGCTCACCAGGAGGAACGCTGAGGCGAACGGGACGGACATCCGGGTATTGGAAAGCGACGTGTACGGGAACGTCGACGGAGTCTTCGATACGATAGTGTTCAACCTTCCCTACCTCCCGGTGGACGAGGAGGGTCTGCTGGCGAAGGCCTGGTCCGGAGGGCCGGACGGGCTGGGGCCGCTCCCGAGACTCCTGGAGGGCGCACCCGACCATCTCGTACCAGACGGAAGGGTCGTAGTAGTCGTGTCATCCCTGACGGAGCCGCGGGCATTAGAAGAGGCCCTGGAAGGTTACGAGGTACGGACGATCGGAGAGCAGCGTCTGTTCTTCGAGAGGCTGTCCGTCCTCGAGGTAAAGGGGTTCGCTCAGAGGGACTTCCCTAGCTGA